The following are encoded together in the Oncorhynchus gorbuscha isolate QuinsamMale2020 ecotype Even-year linkage group LG03, OgorEven_v1.0, whole genome shotgun sequence genome:
- the LOC124032449 gene encoding zinc finger protein 239-like, with protein MPHSSSLKLNPVPAEEEEVCWMEKALVKEEEEEEAVTIQKEVEVEAVPVKEEEKDVSVKEEEKDVSVKEEEDSFRLKQEEVDDDVSVKEEEEGEVTVTSNNEEEEETGYLGPVSQTHLKASDGSNDERALINTRERRDYRGSSGGPQQHHDHDADEAGKSPSMSKLLKKHQQRPTGKKSHCCSDCGKGFKSSSELKVHQRTHTGEKPYSCDQCGRSFTASSGLTVHQRTHTEEKPYSCGQCGRGFTTSSGLTVHQRTHTEEKPYSCDQCGRSFTTSSGLTVHQRTHTEEKPYSCGQCGRGFTTSSGLTVHQRTHTEDKPYSCDQCVMSFTASSNLIRHQRTHTGEKPYSCEQCGKSSGWSESEDVSGSG; from the exons ATGCCTCATAGCTCCAGTCTCAAACTGAACCCCGTTCCTGCTGaagaagaggaggtctgctggaTGGAGAAAGCTctcgtgaaagaggaggaggaagaggaggctgttacaatACAAAAAGAAGTCGAGGTTGAGGCTGTTCCcgtgaaagaagaggagaaagacgTCTCAGttaaagaagaggagaaagacgTCTCAGTTAAAGAAGAGGAAGACTCGTTCAGACTTAAACAGGAGGAGGTCGACGAcgacgtttcagtgaaagaagaagaggagggggaggtgactGTCACATCGAacaatgaagaagaggaggaaactggatatctgggcccggtttcccaaacgcATCTTAAGGCATCCGATGGTTCTAACGATGAACGGGCCCTGATTAAcacta gagagagacgggactatcgtggatcctctggggggCCTCAACAACATCATGATCATGATGCTGATGAAGCAGGGAAGAGTCCCTCCATGTCAAAACTCCTCAAGAAACACCAGCAGAGACCCACAGGGAAGAAATCTcattgctgctctgactgtgggaaaggTTTCAAATCCTCATCAGAACTTAaagtacaccagagaacacacacaggagagaaaccttatagctgtgatcaatgtgggaggagTTTTACTGCATCTAGTGGTCTGACAGTACAccaaagaacacacacagaagagaaaccttatagctgtggtcaatgtgggagGGGTTTTACTACATCTAGTGGTCTGacagtacaccagagaacacacacagaagagaaaccttatagctgtgatcaatgtgggaggagTTTTACTACATCTAGTGGTCTGACAGTACAccaaagaacacacacagaagagaaaccttatagctgtggtcaatgtgggagGGGTTTTACTACATCTAGTGGTCTGacagtacaccagagaacacacacagaagataaaccttatagctgtgatcaatgtgtgATGAGTTTTACTGCATCAAGCAATCTGATaagacaccagagaacacacacaggagagaagccttatagctgtgagcaatgtgggaagagttccggttggagcga AAGTGAGgatgtgtctggctctggctaa